One Defluviitoga tunisiensis genomic window carries:
- the thpR gene encoding RNA 2',3'-cyclic phosphodiesterase encodes MIESKKTKQQLDADKVRSFIAIETNQKVKKTSDELIEKLKRMGFRASWTKTSNTHLTLFFLGDQNITKLAQLAYKIGDRLAGFPTFHFYVEKLGFFERNSIPRVLWLGIREDTTLNGLYEEIKKVLKMCEFEVKENVFTPHITIGRVKNYPKHWKELLSSTSFEEIKVFVNSIEIYSSELTKNGPMYNKLYTIDFEGGVIINGQR; translated from the coding sequence ATGATTGAGTCAAAGAAAACTAAGCAGCAGTTAGATGCAGATAAAGTTCGATCATTTATCGCAATCGAAACCAATCAAAAAGTTAAAAAAACTTCTGATGAACTTATAGAAAAACTAAAAAGAATGGGTTTTAGAGCTTCCTGGACGAAAACAAGCAATACCCATTTGACACTTTTTTTTCTTGGTGATCAGAATATTACTAAATTAGCTCAGCTAGCTTATAAAATAGGAGACAGGCTTGCTGGATTTCCAACCTTTCATTTCTATGTTGAAAAATTAGGATTTTTTGAAAGGAACTCTATTCCTAGGGTGTTATGGCTAGGAATAAGAGAAGATACCACCTTAAATGGGTTATATGAAGAAATAAAAAAAGTTCTCAAAATGTGTGAGTTTGAAGTAAAAGAAAATGTTTTTACACCGCATATCACTATTGGAAGAGTTAAAAACTATCCTAAACATTGGAAAGAACTTTTAAGTTCAACTAGTTTTGAAGAAATAAAAGTTTTTGTCAATTCAATAGAGATATATTCTTCAGAGTTGACAAAAAATGGACCTATGTACAATAAGTTGTATACAATTGATTTTGAGGGAGGCGTAATAATTAATGGCCAAAGATGA
- the recA gene encoding recombinase RecA: MAKDDSKDINKDALLEKLVKELEKTHGTGSVMIMGKGLDNRDISVVPTGCLSLDIALGIGGYPRGRIIEIYGNEASGKTTLALQALAEVQKLNGIAAFIDAEHALDIEYAKKLGVDVDKLIVSQPDFGEQALEIVDSLVRSNIVDIIVVDSVAALVPKAEIEGSMGDAHVGLQARLMSQALRKLAGSVSKSKSIVIFINQIRMKIGVLYGNPETTTGGIALKFYSTIRIEARKGAAIREGKDQIGNESVLKVVKNKVAPPFKEVNVDMIFGRGFAKENDIFNLALEEGLIQRKGAWFSYIDDKGEEISLGQGKTNSVAYLIQNPDILDYLEYTIRKKHGIVVPDYLTEKFEKPNKAKNKETEKEKEKSKESEK; the protein is encoded by the coding sequence ATGGCCAAAGATGATTCTAAAGATATCAATAAAGATGCTTTGCTTGAGAAGTTAGTCAAAGAGCTTGAAAAAACGCATGGAACAGGATCTGTAATGATAATGGGAAAAGGTTTAGACAACAGAGATATTTCTGTAGTTCCTACAGGATGTTTATCTCTTGATATAGCATTAGGTATTGGGGGTTATCCTAGAGGAAGAATAATTGAAATATACGGAAATGAGGCATCAGGAAAAACAACTCTTGCACTTCAAGCACTAGCAGAGGTTCAAAAATTGAACGGAATAGCTGCGTTTATAGATGCCGAACATGCTTTAGACATAGAATATGCTAAAAAACTTGGGGTTGATGTAGATAAATTAATTGTTTCTCAACCCGATTTTGGAGAACAAGCCTTAGAAATTGTTGATTCATTGGTTCGCTCTAATATTGTGGATATAATCGTTGTAGATTCAGTTGCAGCTTTGGTTCCAAAGGCGGAAATCGAAGGTTCTATGGGGGATGCACATGTAGGACTTCAAGCAAGACTAATGTCTCAGGCATTAAGAAAATTAGCTGGCAGTGTAAGTAAATCAAAGTCTATTGTTATATTCATAAACCAAATAAGAATGAAAATTGGCGTATTATATGGAAATCCTGAAACAACTACTGGTGGAATTGCTTTGAAATTCTATTCTACAATAAGAATTGAAGCTAGAAAGGGAGCAGCAATAAGAGAGGGAAAAGACCAAATAGGAAATGAGAGTGTTCTAAAAGTTGTTAAAAATAAAGTTGCCCCGCCTTTTAAAGAAGTTAATGTTGATATGATATTCGGTCGAGGATTTGCAAAGGAAAACGATATATTCAATTTAGCCTTAGAAGAAGGCTTAATTCAACGAAAAGGTGCATGGTTTTCGTATATCGATGATAAAGGTGAAGAAATAAGTTTAGGACAAGGCAAAACTAATTCTGTTGCTTATCTTATCCAGAATCCTGATATTTTGGATTATCTAGAATATACAATAAGAAAAAAACATGGAATCGTGGTACCTGATTATCTAACAGAAAAATTTGAGAAACCTAATAAAGCAAAAAATAAAGAAACTGAAAAGGAAAAGGAAAAATCAAAAGAGAGTGAGAAATAA
- a CDS encoding regulatory protein RecX: MKKKNPKIDPFDEKAAEKAALSLIKYRIRSEKELFQRLKMKGFSEETSLSIIEKFKDSGLLNDELFAYLFSYDKLTLDKKGPMFIKNELKRLGVEEKYIDKALNKISDEIDLHEIATEIARKYYTKTKDELKTRKYLYRRGFEPDIINCVIEDLRGDQNWEN; encoded by the coding sequence TTGAAAAAGAAAAATCCAAAAATTGATCCTTTTGACGAAAAAGCAGCTGAAAAAGCTGCATTGAGTTTAATAAAATATAGAATAAGATCAGAAAAAGAACTTTTTCAAAGGCTAAAAATGAAAGGTTTTTCTGAAGAAACTTCTTTATCAATAATTGAAAAATTCAAAGATAGTGGACTGTTAAATGATGAACTATTCGCTTATTTATTTAGTTATGATAAATTAACCCTTGATAAAAAGGGACCCATGTTCATAAAAAACGAACTAAAACGGCTAGGTGTAGAAGAAAAATACATAGACAAGGCATTAAATAAAATATCTGATGAAATAGATTTACATGAAATAGCAACCGAAATTGCAAGAAAATATTACACTAAAACCAAAGATGAGCTTAAAACTAGGAAATATTTATATAGAAGAGGTTTTGAGCCAGACATAATAAACTGTGTTATAGAAGACTTGAGAGGTGATCAAAATTGGGAGAATTAA
- the rny gene encoding ribonuclease Y, whose product MNIGNKKVIGSLKEKKANLESELESKQKEIQELLQKAEEEAKTLRQKEIVQAKDEIQKLREQFDLEIKKQRDELKSMEDRLIRREELLDKKEENIEKLKEKLESQIANTHQLEVELETKLNEIAKISEEEAKEIVLKQTREKYELEIAQKFKEIKEHYEEESKKYARWVITTAIQRYASDVTAELTTSTVSLPTDDMKGRIIGREGRNIRTFEKLTGTDLIIDDTPEIVVISSFNPLRREIAKRTLEMLVADGRIHPARIEELYEKSKKEVEEYIKEVGKEAVLRVGIKQPHNEIIKLLGRLKFRTSYGQDVLEHSIEVAQFAGLMASELGLNVELAKRAALFHDLGKAVDHEVEGSHALVGGQIARRYGEKMEVVNAIQYHHDEVDPMTPEAVLVAASDALSASRPGARKETLENYIRRIEQLEEIAKSFRHVDKAYAIQAGRELRVIIQPDKVDDSIAEKLAHDIAVQIEEKVQYPGVIKVTVIREKRSVAYAS is encoded by the coding sequence ATTAACATTGGTAATAAAAAAGTCATAGGTTCTTTAAAAGAGAAAAAAGCAAACCTTGAATCTGAATTAGAAAGCAAACAAAAAGAAATACAAGAACTTTTACAAAAAGCTGAAGAAGAAGCAAAAACTTTAAGGCAAAAAGAAATTGTACAAGCTAAAGATGAAATACAAAAGTTACGAGAACAATTTGACCTAGAAATAAAAAAGCAGAGAGACGAACTAAAATCCATGGAAGACAGGTTAATTCGAAGAGAAGAGCTTTTAGATAAAAAAGAAGAAAATATAGAAAAACTTAAAGAAAAGTTAGAATCACAAATTGCTAATACCCATCAACTAGAAGTTGAATTAGAAACCAAATTAAATGAAATTGCAAAAATTTCAGAAGAAGAAGCTAAAGAAATAGTCTTAAAACAAACAAGGGAAAAATATGAATTAGAAATCGCTCAGAAATTCAAAGAAATTAAAGAACATTACGAAGAAGAATCAAAAAAGTATGCAAGATGGGTAATTACTACAGCTATTCAAAGATACGCATCAGATGTAACAGCGGAACTTACTACCTCTACCGTTTCACTACCTACTGATGACATGAAAGGTAGAATTATTGGTAGAGAAGGAAGGAATATACGAACTTTTGAGAAACTAACAGGTACCGATCTAATAATTGATGATACACCAGAAATTGTGGTAATATCTTCTTTTAATCCTTTAAGAAGAGAAATTGCTAAAAGAACCTTAGAAATGTTAGTAGCAGATGGTAGAATTCATCCAGCAAGAATTGAAGAACTATACGAAAAATCAAAAAAAGAAGTTGAGGAATATATTAAAGAAGTTGGAAAAGAAGCTGTGTTAAGGGTAGGAATCAAACAACCACATAATGAAATCATAAAATTACTTGGAAGGCTAAAATTCAGAACAAGCTATGGACAAGATGTTTTGGAACATTCCATAGAAGTGGCTCAATTTGCTGGGCTTATGGCAAGTGAGTTAGGTCTTAACGTAGAATTAGCCAAAAGAGCTGCTCTATTTCACGACTTGGGAAAAGCAGTTGACCATGAAGTTGAAGGGTCGCATGCATTAGTTGGAGGTCAGATTGCAAGAAGGTATGGAGAAAAAATGGAAGTAGTGAATGCAATTCAATATCATCATGATGAAGTTGACCCAATGACACCGGAAGCAGTCTTAGTCGCAGCAAGCGATGCACTATCCGCTTCTAGACCAGGAGCCAGAAAAGAAACTTTAGAAAATTATATAAGGAGAATCGAGCAACTCGAAGAAATTGCAAAGAGTTTCAGACATGTTGATAAGGCTTATGCAATTCAAGCTGGAAGAGAACTGAGAGTTATCATTCAGCCAGATAAAGTAGATGATTCTATAGCTGAAAAATTAGCTCATGATATAGCTGTTCAAATCGAAGAAAAAGTTCAATACCCTGGTGTTATTAAAGTTACTGTTATAAGAGAAAAACGAAGTGTAGCATATGCTAGTTAA
- a CDS encoding ferritin-like domain-containing protein has protein sequence MNKKKALGILEYALAKEIEGMQFYESKSKTVKIKQVKETFEELSNMEKNHADYITSLINEIDEHDYVHFRQETDIGQSFRKKAEQEIPYSGDFSALRSDIPVLRMAYLIEEDFMNFYNQAAERVEDEELKKILKHLAEWEKNHRDMIYKLYQKTAKDYWEHVEVEPLF, from the coding sequence TTGAATAAAAAAAAGGCTTTAGGTATATTGGAATATGCGTTAGCCAAGGAAATTGAAGGCATGCAATTTTATGAGTCTAAATCAAAAACTGTAAAAATTAAACAGGTAAAAGAAACATTTGAAGAACTTAGTAACATGGAGAAAAATCATGCAGATTATATAACCAGTCTTATAAATGAAATAGATGAACATGATTATGTACATTTTAGGCAAGAAACAGATATAGGTCAATCCTTTCGTAAAAAAGCTGAACAGGAAATACCATATTCTGGGGATTTTAGTGCGCTAAGATCTGATATTCCTGTTTTGAGGATGGCTTATTTGATAGAAGAAGACTTTATGAATTTTTACAATCAAGCTGCTGAAAGAGTGGAGGATGAAGAACTCAAGAAGATTTTAAAACATTTAGCAGAGTGGGAAAAGAATCACAGAGACATGATTTATAAGTTGTATCAAAAAACTGCAAAAGATTATTGGGAACATGTTGAAGTTGAGCCTCTATTTTAG
- a CDS encoding class I SAM-dependent methyltransferase translates to MWIVLIFVIITIGYFLFFWIIPFSLKGAIYDPSNKEAVKKMVELAQIKPGEKSVDLGSGDGRVVIEFAKKGIQAHGYEINPLLVIISRINIRKAGLKGKAFIHWNNFWKVDLSQYDIITVFQVSFAMDRLEKKLMYELKPGARVISNYWTFPNWRPSKYEKDVYVYEKKINYIFYE, encoded by the coding sequence ATGTGGATTGTGCTTATTTTTGTGATTATAACTATAGGTTATTTTTTATTTTTTTGGATAATTCCTTTTTCGTTGAAAGGGGCTATCTATGATCCAAGTAATAAGGAAGCAGTTAAAAAAATGGTTGAACTTGCCCAGATTAAACCTGGAGAAAAGTCGGTTGATTTAGGTTCAGGAGATGGAAGGGTAGTTATTGAGTTTGCAAAAAAAGGTATCCAAGCTCACGGATACGAGATTAACCCTTTATTAGTTATCATTTCAAGAATAAATATTAGAAAGGCTGGGTTGAAAGGAAAGGCTTTTATTCATTGGAATAATTTTTGGAAAGTTGATTTGTCCCAGTATGACATTATTACAGTTTTTCAGGTGAGTTTTGCAATGGATAGATTAGAAAAAAAACTTATGTATGAATTAAAACCTGGTGCACGAGTAATATCTAATTATTGGACGTTTCCTAATTGGAGACCTAGCAAATACGAAAAGGATGTCTATGTTTATGAGAAAAAGATTAACTATATCTTTTATGAGTGA